A genomic segment from Alistipes senegalensis JC50 encodes:
- the bglX gene encoding beta-glucosidase BglX, which produces MAGCSHPGADGGDREMDRFVDSLLSEMTLEEKIGQLNLVPVDGSAMTGPVTESATGDRIAKGEIGALLNVMSPAKMLELQQAAVTESRLGIPLLFGMDVIHGYNTVFPIPLGLSATWNPESIERSARISAVEASAQGVNWTFSPMVDISFDPRWGRVAEGSGEDPYLASLIAAAYVRGYQGDLSRNDQILACVKHFALYGAPEGGRDYNSVDMSRQRMYTDYFPPYRSAVEAGAGSVMAAFNDVEGVPAAANEWLLGDVLRRDWGFDGFVVSDWDAVREMTVHGIGDLQEVSARGLRAGLDMDMASQGLWGTLKASLDAGEVRMEEVDRACRRILRAKYRLGLFGDPYKYHDTTRVWSDVFTPEHRAEARRIAAESFVLLKNKDRLLPLAPGGTVAVIGPLADNKPNMLGTWTMGADLYSAVSVLEGLRTVVGDRVELLYAKGSNLTYDKEMEDRVTQNWGVPYKHFDRDGRSAAQLEAEALAVARRADVIVAVMGEAAELAGEGASRACLDIPDAQKALLKKLTRIGKPVVLVLFAGRPMTLVWEDANVDAILNVWFPGTEAGLAVADVLFGNAEPGGRLTMTFPRTVGQVPLRYSCKSTGRPADEAGTIRAYVTGYIDETVLPLYPFGYGLSYTDFRYGELELDRTQMAPGESITASIRVTNTGERPGSEVVQLYIRDRMASVTRPVKELKGFRKIRLEPGETQRVDFTIDAEMLKFHTPDLRYVYEPGEFEVMAGPNSARLSKSVFNAL; this is translated from the coding sequence ATGGCAGGATGTTCGCATCCGGGAGCGGACGGCGGAGACCGTGAGATGGACCGGTTCGTCGATAGCCTGCTTTCCGAGATGACGTTGGAGGAAAAGATCGGGCAGCTGAACCTGGTGCCCGTGGACGGCTCTGCCATGACCGGCCCGGTGACGGAGTCGGCCACGGGCGACCGCATCGCCAAGGGGGAGATCGGCGCATTGCTGAACGTGATGTCGCCGGCGAAGATGCTCGAACTCCAACAGGCCGCGGTGACGGAAAGCCGTTTGGGAATACCCCTGCTGTTCGGTATGGACGTGATACACGGGTACAACACCGTTTTTCCGATACCGTTGGGACTGTCCGCCACGTGGAATCCGGAGTCGATCGAACGGTCGGCCCGAATATCGGCTGTCGAGGCGAGCGCCCAGGGCGTGAACTGGACTTTCAGCCCGATGGTGGACATCTCGTTCGACCCGCGCTGGGGACGTGTCGCAGAGGGTTCCGGCGAGGACCCTTATCTGGCCTCGCTGATCGCTGCGGCCTATGTGAGGGGCTATCAGGGCGATCTTTCCCGGAACGACCAGATTCTGGCCTGCGTCAAGCATTTCGCTTTGTACGGAGCTCCGGAGGGAGGCCGGGATTACAACTCGGTGGACATGAGCCGCCAACGCATGTATACGGACTATTTTCCGCCTTACAGGAGTGCCGTCGAGGCTGGCGCCGGCAGCGTGATGGCGGCCTTCAACGACGTGGAGGGAGTGCCTGCGGCCGCGAACGAATGGCTGCTGGGCGATGTGCTGCGGCGGGACTGGGGTTTCGATGGATTCGTCGTTTCGGACTGGGATGCCGTGCGGGAGATGACCGTGCACGGTATCGGGGATCTGCAAGAGGTTTCGGCCCGCGGCCTCAGGGCCGGGTTGGATATGGACATGGCCAGCCAGGGGCTATGGGGCACGCTGAAAGCCTCGCTCGATGCGGGCGAAGTCCGGATGGAGGAGGTCGATCGGGCGTGCCGCCGGATACTCCGGGCGAAATACAGACTGGGGCTTTTCGGCGACCCCTATAAATACCATGATACGACGCGGGTCTGGTCGGATGTGTTCACGCCGGAGCATCGCGCCGAGGCTCGCCGGATCGCGGCCGAGAGTTTCGTGCTGCTGAAAAACAAGGACCGGTTGCTGCCGCTCGCTCCCGGAGGAACCGTCGCCGTGATCGGTCCGTTGGCCGACAATAAGCCCAATATGTTGGGAACCTGGACGATGGGAGCCGATCTGTATTCCGCGGTTTCCGTGCTGGAAGGGCTGCGGACCGTCGTCGGCGACCGGGTCGAACTGCTCTATGCCAAGGGCAGCAACCTGACCTACGACAAGGAGATGGAAGACCGGGTAACGCAGAATTGGGGCGTGCCCTATAAGCATTTCGACCGTGACGGCCGTTCGGCCGCACAGCTCGAAGCAGAGGCGCTTGCCGTCGCCCGGCGGGCCGACGTGATCGTGGCGGTCATGGGTGAAGCGGCCGAGCTGGCGGGCGAGGGGGCTTCACGCGCCTGTCTGGATATTCCGGACGCCCAGAAGGCGTTGCTGAAGAAACTGACACGGATCGGAAAGCCGGTCGTGCTGGTCCTTTTCGCGGGGCGTCCGATGACTCTCGTGTGGGAGGATGCGAATGTGGATGCGATCCTGAACGTCTGGTTCCCGGGAACCGAGGCCGGATTGGCCGTGGCCGACGTGCTGTTCGGCAATGCGGAGCCCGGCGGACGGCTGACGATGACCTTCCCCCGCACGGTCGGGCAGGTTCCCCTGCGGTACAGTTGCAAATCGACGGGGCGTCCGGCTGATGAGGCCGGGACGATCCGCGCCTATGTCACCGGTTATATCGACGAAACCGTGCTGCCGCTCTATCCGTTCGGATACGGGCTGAGCTATACCGATTTCCGCTACGGGGAGCTGGAGCTGGACCGGACGCAGATGGCGCCCGGGGAGAGCATCACGGCGAGTATCCGGGTGACCAATACGGGAGAGCGTCCGGGCAGCGAGGTCGTGCAGCTTTATATCCGTGATCGGATGGCGTCGGTCACCCGGCCGGTCAAAGAGCTGAAAGGGTTCCGGAAAATACGGCTGGAACCCGGAGAGACGCAGCGGGTCGATTTTACGATCGACGCGGAGATGCTCAAATTCCATACCCCCGATTTGCGGTATGTTTACGAACCGGGAGAGTTCGAGGTAATGGCCGGACCGAATAGCGCCCGGCTGAGTAAATCCGTATTTAACGCATTGTAA